Proteins from a genomic interval of Streptomyces sp. Tu6071:
- a CDS encoding polyprenyl synthetase family protein, giving the protein MSTEAPADRVPLGTPKTSTANRGEKNVPTVPSAEAAADAPDVTALVERSRALVTPVLRSAVDRLAPPMDSVSAYHFGWTDAEGRPVSGDGGKAVRPALALISAEVTGASAGTGVPGAVAVELVHNFSLLHDDLMDGDEQRRHRDTVWKVHGPAQAILVGDALFALANEILLELGTPEAGRATRRLTRATRALIDGQAQDISYEHRDRVTVEECLEMEGNKTGALLACAASIGAVLGGADEATADTLERYGYHLGLAFQAVDDLLGIWGDPESTGKQTWSDLRQRKKSLPVVAALAAGGPASDKLAQLLAADAAATGPDSVPQEEFSEEEFAARAALIEEAGGREWTSQEARRQFDIAIGALDSVPMPPHVRASFVALADFVVVRKR; this is encoded by the coding sequence ATGAGCACCGAGGCCCCCGCCGACCGGGTGCCGCTCGGCACCCCCAAGACCAGCACCGCGAACAGAGGAGAGAAGAACGTGCCGACTGTGCCCTCGGCCGAAGCCGCCGCCGACGCCCCGGACGTGACCGCGCTCGTCGAGCGCAGCCGTGCCCTCGTCACGCCGGTGCTGCGGTCCGCCGTGGACCGGCTCGCGCCGCCCATGGACTCGGTGTCCGCCTACCACTTCGGCTGGACCGACGCGGAGGGCAGGCCCGTCTCGGGCGACGGGGGCAAGGCCGTGCGCCCCGCCCTCGCGCTCATCTCCGCCGAGGTCACCGGGGCGAGCGCCGGGACCGGCGTGCCCGGCGCCGTCGCCGTGGAGCTCGTGCACAACTTCTCCCTGCTGCACGACGACCTCATGGACGGCGACGAGCAGCGCCGCCACCGCGACACCGTGTGGAAGGTGCACGGACCCGCGCAGGCCATCCTCGTCGGCGACGCGCTCTTCGCCCTCGCCAACGAGATCCTCCTCGAACTCGGCACCCCCGAGGCCGGCCGCGCGACGCGCCGTCTCACGCGCGCCACGCGCGCCCTGATCGACGGTCAGGCCCAGGACATCTCCTACGAGCACCGCGACCGGGTCACGGTCGAGGAGTGCCTGGAGATGGAGGGCAACAAGACCGGCGCCCTGCTCGCCTGCGCCGCCTCCATCGGCGCCGTGCTCGGCGGTGCCGACGAGGCCACCGCCGACACGCTGGAGCGCTACGGCTACCACCTCGGGCTCGCCTTCCAGGCCGTGGACGACCTCCTCGGCATCTGGGGCGACCCCGAGTCCACCGGCAAGCAGACCTGGAGCGACCTGCGCCAGCGCAAGAAGTCGCTGCCCGTCGTCGCCGCGCTCGCCGCGGGCGGCCCGGCCTCCGACAAGCTCGCCCAGCTCCTCGCCGCCGACGCCGCCGCCACCGGGCCCGACTCCGTGCCGCAGGAGGAGTTCTCCGAGGAGGAGTTCGCCGCCCGCGCCGCCCTCATCGAGGAGGCCGGGGGCCGCGAGTGGACCTCGCAGGAGGCGCGCCGGCAGTTCGACATCGCCATCGGGGCCCTCGACAGCGTCCCGATGCCCCCTCACGTGCGGGCGTCCTTCGTGGCGCTCGCGGACTTCGTCGTCGTACGAAAGAGATGA